In a genomic window of Sphingomonas lutea:
- a CDS encoding LemA family protein, with protein MNYADRNKRGAGMGIFGWVILGAVALLLVLAIAIYNRLVRLRALAKEGFSGITVQLRRRADLVPNLVEAVKGYATHERETLDQVTARRAETTRTGSVEETARADAQMTSLLGRVMVIAEAYPELKANTNFLQLQDQLANIETELQSARRYYNATVRDLNSSIQSFPPVLIARPLGFTEEPFYNDEDPAIQSAPKVSFDRPAA; from the coding sequence GCCGACCGCAACAAACGCGGGGCGGGCATGGGCATTTTCGGTTGGGTTATCCTCGGAGCCGTCGCGCTCCTCCTCGTGCTTGCAATCGCGATCTACAACCGCCTCGTCCGCCTGCGTGCGCTGGCCAAGGAAGGCTTCAGCGGGATCACCGTGCAGCTCCGCCGCCGCGCCGACCTGGTTCCCAACCTGGTCGAGGCAGTGAAGGGCTATGCGACGCATGAGCGCGAGACGCTCGACCAGGTCACCGCGCGCCGCGCCGAGACGACGCGCACCGGCAGCGTCGAGGAGACCGCCCGGGCAGACGCGCAAATGACCAGCCTGCTCGGCCGCGTGATGGTGATCGCGGAGGCCTATCCCGAGCTCAAGGCCAACACCAACTTCCTCCAGCTGCAGGACCAGCTGGCGAATATCGAAACCGAGTTGCAGAGCGCGCGGCGCTATTACAACGCCACCGTCCGCGACCTCAATTCGAGCATCCAAAGTTTTCCGCCGGTGCTCATCGCGCGGCCCCTGGGCTTCACCGAAGAGCCCTTTTACAATGACGAGGACCCCGCGATCCAAAGCGCGCCGAAAGTGTCGTTCGACCGCCCGGCGGCGTGA